The proteins below are encoded in one region of Chiloscyllium plagiosum isolate BGI_BamShark_2017 chromosome 7, ASM401019v2, whole genome shotgun sequence:
- the tmem37 gene encoding voltage-dependent calcium channel gamma-like subunit produces the protein MKVQEELQGWKAGKSALNTVLKILIILCTTIAVILSSISVCSGFWLFADRKLFGLWHFCTVEYDSEPQCTTDLSVAEVNGLYTALVFTRIVITCAVVLAIFGLDMLITSQICQDTYSRRKWAYASGLILLAFFMTSVGMLVFAIQLWTFITFTGISLAYWCAFIASFLFFINGISGLHMYSITNSEISADI, from the exons ATGAAA GTACAAGAAGAGCTCCAAGGCTGGAAGGCTGGAAAATCAGCACTGAACACAGTCTTAAAGATTCTGATAATTCTCTGCACAACCATTGCAGTTATTCTGTCATCCATCTCTGTGTGCTCAGGTTTTTGGCTGTTTGCAGACAGGAAGCTATTTGGACTCTGgcatttctgcactgtagagtaTGACAGCGAGCCTCAATGTACAACAGATTTAAGTGTTGCTGAGGTTAATGGGTTATATACAGCTCTTGTTTTCACAAGAATCGTCATCACATGTGCTGTGGTGCTGGCAATTTTTGGCTTGGACATGCTGATCACCTCTCAAATTTGTCAAGATACTTATTCCAGGCGCAAGTGGGCATATGCTTCAGGGTTGATTCTCCTGGCTTTCTTCATGACATCTGTTGGCATGCTGGTCTTTGCCATTCAGTTGTGGACTTTTATTACATTCACAGGCATCAGTTTAGCTTATTGGTGTGCGTTCATCGCATCATTTCTTTTCTTCATCAATGGTATTAGTGGTCTTCACATGTACAGCATTACAAACTCAGAGATTTCAGCAGACATATGA